In Triticum urartu cultivar G1812 chromosome 6, Tu2.1, whole genome shotgun sequence, the following proteins share a genomic window:
- the LOC125512972 gene encoding E3 ubiquitin-protein ligase PUB23-like, with product MEGSSVEVPPYFLCPISLEIMRDPVTLATGITYDRSSIERWLSDGHATCPVTQQKLAEADREATPNHTLRRLTQAWCALHAVERFPTPRLPLDAGRVAAIVEEGHGAGRQKELAALREIKSIIAESDRNRRCVEATPGAVEFLVSVFRNHATTSKSAEDLLELSLDSPSSTSSPEEDALSVICSLKPSKKSLVRILEKNGDFLDTLVYMLRRPSYRSRCYGILLLKAMVSVMEPARLMAVRTEVVLEVVRVVSDRVSTKAVKAALHVLCRLCPWGRNRVKAVEAGAMTVLVELLLDEGGRHPTELAVVAIDHLCGCAEGRSDLVAHPAGLAVVAKKAMRISLTTTESAVRALHAVARHSPTPAVLQEMLAVGVVAKLLLVLQVDAGERARAKAKELLKMHARVWKDSPCMQAHLKAHYPC from the coding sequence ATGGAGGGATCGTCGGTGGAGGTGCCGCCGTACTTCCTGTGCCCGATCTCGCTGGAGATCATGCGGGACCCCGTCACGCTCGCCACCGGCATCACCTACGACCGCAGCAGCATCGAGCGCTGGCTCTCCGACGGCCACGCCACCTGCCCCGTCACGCAGCAAAAGCTCGCCGAGGCAGACCGGGAGGCCACGCCCaaccacacgctccgccgcctCACCCAGGCCTGGTGCGCCCTGCACGCCGTCGAGCGCTTCCCCACCCCGCGCCTGCCCCTCGACGCCGGCCGCGTCGCCGCTATCGTCGAAGAGGGCCATGGTGCGGGCAGGCAGAAGGAGCTGGCCGCGCTCCGGGAGATCAAGTCCATCATCGCCGAGAGCGACCGCAATAGGCGCTGCGTCGAGGCCACGCCCGGGGCCGTCGAGTTTCTCGTCTCCGTCTTCAGGAACCATGCCACCACGTCCAAGTCGGCAGAAGATTTGTTAGAACTGTCTCTGGATTCCCCGTCGTCCACGAGCTCGCCAGAGGAGGACGCGCTCAGCGTCATCTGCTCGCTCAAGCCGTCCAAGAAGAGCCTGGTCCGGATCCTCGAGAAAAACGGAGACTTCCTGGACACCCTGGTGTACATGCTGCGGCGACCCAGCTACCGGTCCCGCTGTTACGGCATCCTCCTGCTCAAGGCGATGGTGTCTGTGATGGAGCCGGCGCGTCTCATGGCGGTGAGGACCGAGGTGGTGCTGGAGGTGGTGCGCGTGGTGTCCGACAGGGTGTCCACCAAGGCGGTGAAGGCGGCGCTGCACGTGCTGTGCCGGCTGTGCCCATGGGGCCGGAACCGCGTCAAGGCCGTGGAGGCCGGCGCGATGACTGTGCTGGTGGAGCTGCTCCTCGACGAGGGTGGACGGCACCCGACCGAGCTGGCCGTGGTGGCCATCGACCATCTCTGCGGCTGTGCGGAGGGGCGGTCGGACCTGGTGGCGCACCCGGCGGGGCTGGCCGTCGTGGCCAAGAAGGCTATGCGGATCTCACTGACCACAACCGAGAGCGCGGTGCGCGCTCTGCACGCCGTGGCGAGGCACTCGCCGACGCCTGCCGTGCTGCAGGAGATGCTAGCGGTCGGCGTGGTGGCCAAGCTGCTGCTGGTTCTACAGGTGGACGCCGGCGAGCGGGCCAGGGCCAAGGCCAAGGAGCTGCTCAAGATGCACGCTAGGGTTTGGAAGGACTCCCCATGCATGCAAGCGCACCTCAAGGCGCATTACCCTTGCTGA